The genomic region AATCCTGAAGGCCTTGGATGGTCCGTCTCCGCAGGTCTCATCAGCGCGCTGCGCGAGGAGAACAACCTGCGTGTGGTGCAGACCACCGCGCCGATCTCGCACGGCTCCTCCGGCGGCCCGCTGCTGGATCTGTACGGCAATGTTGTCGGCGTCAACTCGTTCAACTGGGGCGAGGGGCAAAACTTAAACTTCGCTTATCCTGGAAGTTATCTGGATTCGCTGCTTCAGCATCCCTCGAAGCGACTGTCGCCCTGGCGCGATTTCAAATCGCCGCCCCCGGCTACGCCTCCCGCCTCCGAAACTCCCCCGCCCGCCGCGCCTGCGCCCGCCGTCCCGCCGGCGCAGCCCGATCCGCCCGCGCCCGCCGGCGGTTTGCAGGCGATGGTGTGGGTGAATTTGACGACGCACGTCTACCACCGCCCCGGCTCGCGCTACTACGGCAAGACCAAAAAAGGCCGGTATATGACCGAAGCGGACGCCATCGCGCATGGCTGCCATGCGTCCGGGAACGGGCAGTGAGGCCCTTACCCCGCGGATTGCGCGAGCACGATGCCGCGAATCTCGTACTTCGTCTCTTCGTCCCCGGACGACTCGATCGATTGCAGCACCGAATGGCATTGCCGGATGTCGTCCACATGGAGTTTGCCGACGAAAATATCGCCGCTCGAATCCGGGGCGTCCACCGGGTGCAGGCCGTAGGCGAATCCTTTGGTGGCGTCCGGGAAGTGGATCTTGATGTCGTGCGCGAAGACCTGGCCGACTTTGAGCCGGGGTTCGCCGCGTTCCTCCGCCACCAGCCCCTGGATACGGATGCCCTGCGGACCTTCGCCCGTGGCGGCGGGAAGAATCGTCAGCCCCAGCTCCGCGGCGTCCCGCACGAATGTTTCTTTGTTTCGATAACTAGCCATAACGTGTTTTGAAATCCTTCGTCCAGATTATCTCCGCTAACACCCATGCGTGTCAATCCATTCGTGGGTTGGCGGCCGAGTTGGCGGCGGTCTGTGGTATGATATGGTCAGAATGAAGTTTCGGCGATGGACCCCGCCGGGGACGCGATGCGTCCCGAACCGTCATATTTTGACTGATGGCTCCTGCACCGCTGGCGATTCGCCACGGCTGCGGGGGCCATTTTCGTTTGAGAACCGAGGAGCAAAAGTCTGATGACACCGTGGCAATTGTGTTTGATCGGGGCCGGCGGCGCGGCCGGGGCGCTGGCGCGCTACTGGCTGGGGACGTGGGTGATGGGCAAGCTGCCGGGAGCGATGTTTCCCTGGGGGACATTTGTGATCAATGTCACCGGGTCCTTTATACTTGGACTAGTGATGACCTTGCTCACGGAGCGCGTGCTGACCAGTCCCAACTGGCGCCCGCTGATCACGATCGGGTTTGTCGGCGCGTACACCACGTTCAGCACGTTCGAGTATGAAACAGCGCGCCTCTCCTCTTCGTGGCAGGCGATGGTGAATCTCTTGGGAAGCGTCGCCGCCGGGTACGCCGCCGTCTGGGCCGGCATCAAGCTCGCCGTGTGGCTGGCGGGCATTGCGCCGCGTGGGTAGGGGTTCCATCGATGGCCCCGCGCTAACGTTCCCCAGGCAAATCGCCATAATTAAGGGATAAACGCGGGTGCGCGTCGGCGTTTTTGTCATTCCCAATGCTGTCAGACGCGAAGGAAGCCGATATGGACGGAAAAACTTCAGTGGCGGGCGCTGTCGCAGGGCGTAAGCCCGATCGAATGGGTGCGCGCCGCCGTCATTTTGTCGGCTGGCTGGCCTCCACGGGCCTGGCGCTGGTGCTGCTGATTTTGACGGGATTCGTGTTTTGGGCGTCGGTCACGACGCGGAGCCTCACCAGGCAGGCGCACACGGCGGCGCAGCTCAATGACGCTTATCAGGAGGCGCGCTATGCGGTCGGGGCCGAAGAGTCCCTGGAGCGCAAGTATCGCCTGGAGCCGGGCGCGGAAGTATCACGAGACCATCGCCGAGCCGCGCGGAATCTCATTTCCGCGCTGGAGAAAGCTCAGAAAGTCGGCGGTCTGCACGAGCGTATCGTCGTTCCCCAACTGCTGAAAGAACACGACGCGTACTTGACGACGACGGTCGAGATGTTCGCCGCCGTGGACGCCGGCCAGACCCAGCGTGTCCGATATATCGACAGTCATATTACCGATCCTGTTTTTGGCGAATTTGAAAGCGCCGTCGAAATGGAAGCGGAGACGAACCACGCCAAAGCCTTAACCGCCATGACCCAGCTGGACCGGATGCAGCGCTGGGTCGCGGCCCAGATGACGGCGCTCTTTACCGTGGGGCTGCTGCTGCTGGGGGCGTTTATGCTCCTGCTGCGCGCCCTGACCGCATCGTCGCTGCGTCAAACCAAGGCGTCGCTGAGCGAAGCCGAGCGGCAACTGGTGCATTCCTCGAAGCTTGCGTCGCTGGGCACGCTTTCGGCGGGAGTCGCGCACGAACTGAACCAGCCGATCGCCATTATCCGGGGCGTCGCCCAGCAGCTTCAGGACGAGCCGGGGCTGTCTCAGGACGTTCAGGATGACCTGACGCTGATCGAGGGACAGACGAGCCGGATGGTGAAGATCATCAACCATCTGCGCAGCTTTTCCCGATGCGGCGGGCAGACCTTCGAGGAGGTCGCCGTCAACAATGTCGTCCGGGATTGTCTGCTGCTGGTCGGCGCGCAGCTCCGCACTCAGAATATCGAGCTGGACCTGGACTTGAACGATGTCCCGGACGTGTTCGCGGACGCCAATGAATTGGAGCAGGTCGTTCTCAATTTGATCACCAACGCCCGCGACGCGATGGATGGACGCCCCGGCGCGCGGATCTTCGTACGCACTCTGGTCCGGCAGGATCGCGTGATCATGGAGTTCCGGGACAACGGTCCCGGAATCCCAGAAGCCGTCGCCGAGCGGATCTTCGATCCCTTCTTTACGACAAAGGAAGTGGGGAAGGGGACCGGACTGGGCCTGTCCATCAGCCATGGGATCATCGAAAAGCACCAGGGGATGCTGACCGTCCACAATGACGGCGGCGCGGTGTTTACGATCGACCTCCCGGTGGTTTCTCACTTTGACCTGGAGATAAGCGCGCAGATGCCCAAAGCGGCGTAGGCCCGATGGTGTCGGCTGTAGTTTCCGCCGTGGACCGGCCCCGCTCAGGCGCTGTTACCGCTGAAATTAAGTGTTTGCCTCAGGAAAACGAGAATAATTGCAATCCACAATGCTGAAGTTTTATTAACTTACAGACATTATGAACAGATCGCAACAAGACATAAAAAAGCGCCCCGCGTGAGGCGGGGCGCTTGGACGGAGACAGGTATTAATTGCGTCGTGGAACATATTGACGCTGTGTCACGTAAACAAATTGTGAACTGCTCTATTCCAGACCGCGAAGATCGCCGATAATGACGTCAGGACGCCAGTTTTCAGGAGCGCTGTTCGCGGCGGCTTCGCTGGTGACGCCGGTTAGAACGAGAACGGTGCGCGCTCCGGCCCGCTTTCCGACCGCAATGTCGGTATCGAGCCGGTCGCCGATCA from Capsulimonas corticalis harbors:
- a CDS encoding sensor histidine kinase gives rise to the protein MDGKTSVAGAVAGRKPDRMGARRRHFVGWLASTGLALVLLILTGFVFWASVTTRSLTRQAHTAAQLNDAYQEARYAVGAEESLERKYRLEPGAEVSRDHRRAARNLISALEKAQKVGGLHERIVVPQLLKEHDAYLTTTVEMFAAVDAGQTQRVRYIDSHITDPVFGEFESAVEMEAETNHAKALTAMTQLDRMQRWVAAQMTALFTVGLLLLGAFMLLLRALTASSLRQTKASLSEAERQLVHSSKLASLGTLSAGVAHELNQPIAIIRGVAQQLQDEPGLSQDVQDDLTLIEGQTSRMVKIINHLRSFSRCGGQTFEEVAVNNVVRDCLLLVGAQLRTQNIELDLDLNDVPDVFADANELEQVVLNLITNARDAMDGRPGARIFVRTLVRQDRVIMEFRDNGPGIPEAVAERIFDPFFTTKEVGKGTGLGLSISHGIIEKHQGMLTVHNDGGAVFTIDLPVVSHFDLEISAQMPKAA
- a CDS encoding S1C family serine protease, which produces MPARSLNQIAVLASLLSACVAGAAHAGAPPTPPAAASARTPLTIREVADLALPSIVMIVITDKLGTNTALGSGFVLAPGVVATNIHVIADAATVTVHFADGRSATSPGAVAVDRDHDLILIRVDTGAVRPLRLASEQDYHVGDTVVALGNPEGLGWSVSAGLISALREENNLRVVQTTAPISHGSSGGPLLDLYGNVVGVNSFNWGEGQNLNFAYPGSYLDSLLQHPSKRLSPWRDFKSPPPATPPASETPPPAAPAPAVPPAQPDPPAPAGGLQAMVWVNLTTHVYHRPGSRYYGKTKKGRYMTEADAIAHGCHASGNGQ
- the crcB gene encoding fluoride efflux transporter CrcB is translated as MTPWQLCLIGAGGAAGALARYWLGTWVMGKLPGAMFPWGTFVINVTGSFILGLVMTLLTERVLTSPNWRPLITIGFVGAYTTFSTFEYETARLSSSWQAMVNLLGSVAAGYAAVWAGIKLAVWLAGIAPRG